In one Shinella zoogloeoides genomic region, the following are encoded:
- a CDS encoding 3-deoxy-manno-octulosonate cytidylyltransferase: protein MNPANFAKTLVLIPARMASTRLPGKPLADIAGLPMIVQVARRAAAADVGRVVVAVDHKDIFDAVVAAGFEAVMTRVDHQSGSDRIHEALSACDAGGSAEFVINVQGDLPTIDPETIRAALRPLENASTDIATLTTEIRDEHEKTNPNVVKVVGSPLGDSRLRALYFTRATAPYGEGPLYHHIGLYAYRRKALETFVTLKPSTLERRESLEQLRALEAGMRIDAEIVDTVPLGVDTPADLEKARAMLAAHPI from the coding sequence ATGAATCCCGCCAATTTTGCCAAGACCCTCGTGCTCATTCCCGCACGCATGGCCTCGACGCGGCTTCCGGGCAAGCCGCTCGCCGACATTGCCGGCCTGCCGATGATCGTGCAGGTTGCGCGCCGGGCGGCGGCGGCCGATGTCGGCCGGGTCGTCGTGGCGGTCGATCACAAGGACATTTTCGATGCCGTCGTGGCGGCGGGGTTCGAGGCCGTGATGACGCGCGTCGACCACCAGTCCGGCTCGGACCGCATCCACGAGGCGCTGTCGGCATGCGATGCGGGAGGCAGCGCCGAATTCGTCATCAACGTGCAGGGCGACCTGCCGACCATCGACCCTGAGACGATCCGCGCGGCGCTTCGCCCGCTGGAGAATGCCTCGACCGATATCGCGACGCTGACGACGGAAATCCGCGACGAGCACGAGAAGACCAATCCGAACGTGGTGAAGGTCGTCGGCTCGCCGCTGGGCGACAGCCGCCTGCGCGCGCTCTATTTCACGCGCGCGACGGCGCCGTACGGTGAAGGCCCGCTCTATCACCATATCGGCCTCTACGCCTATCGCCGGAAGGCATTGGAGACCTTCGTCACGCTGAAGCCCTCGACGCTGGAAAGACGGGAATCGCTGGAGCAGCTTCGGGCCCTCGAAGCCGGCATGCGCATCGATGCCGAGATCGTTGACACCGTTCCGCTCGGCGTCGATACTCCCGCCGACCTCGAAAAGGCCCGCGCGATGCTCGCGGCCCACCCCATCTGA
- a CDS encoding prephenate dehydratase: MIMKTNKIAFQGEYGANSDMASRDMFPTMEPLPCQTFEDAFLAVENGDADLAMIPIENTIAGRVADIHHLLPESRLHIVGEYFMPIRFQLMVLPGVTRDEIRTVHSHIHALGQCRKIVRLNGWKPVIAGDTAGAAKLVSETGDRSMAALAPRLAADLYGLSIIAENVEDTESNVTRFVVLSREAVPIAHDGEEIVVTTFVFNVRNIPAALYKALGGFATNGINMTKLESYQIGGKFTATQFYADIEGHPDEPHVRRALEELRFFSEKVRILGTYRAHPMRSAF; the protein is encoded by the coding sequence ATGATCATGAAGACCAACAAGATCGCCTTCCAGGGCGAGTACGGCGCCAATTCCGACATGGCCAGCCGCGACATGTTCCCGACCATGGAGCCGCTGCCGTGCCAGACCTTCGAGGATGCCTTCCTTGCCGTCGAGAACGGTGATGCCGACCTCGCGATGATCCCGATCGAGAACACGATCGCCGGCCGCGTCGCCGACATCCACCACCTCCTGCCGGAATCGCGCCTTCACATCGTCGGCGAATATTTCATGCCGATCCGCTTCCAGCTCATGGTGCTGCCGGGCGTGACGCGCGACGAGATCCGCACGGTCCACAGCCATATCCACGCGCTCGGTCAGTGCCGCAAGATCGTTCGCCTCAACGGCTGGAAGCCGGTGATCGCCGGCGATACGGCGGGGGCTGCAAAGCTCGTCTCGGAGACCGGCGACCGCTCGATGGCGGCGCTCGCCCCGCGGCTTGCCGCCGATCTCTACGGCCTGTCGATCATCGCGGAAAATGTCGAGGATACGGAAAGCAACGTCACGCGCTTCGTCGTGCTGTCGCGCGAGGCGGTGCCGATCGCGCATGACGGCGAGGAGATCGTCGTCACCACCTTCGTCTTCAACGTGCGCAACATCCCGGCCGCGCTCTACAAGGCGCTCGGCGGCTTTGCCACCAACGGCATCAACATGACGAAGCTGGAAAGCTACCAGATCGGCGGCAAGTTCACCGCGACGCAGTTCTATGCCGATATCGAAGGCCATCCGGACGAGCCGCATGTCCGCCGCGCGCTTGAGGAGCTTCGCTTCTTCTCCGAGAAGGTCCGCATCCTCGGCACCTACCGTGCGCATCCCATGCGCAGCGCGTTCTGA
- the nudC gene encoding NAD(+) diphosphatase, which translates to MKPSLFDFYRPHPEPSTMVAFAENSLDRQSEHRAPDCLEQAFKAETVHAFAIAGGKLVVKHDEKIIDPLFAPYELAGLDPVPEEAILLGYLKNGEPRLAIPVRADPDTLHEPLKATDGRTLYRQQMLDDDLLGQFAQASSLMTWNANNRFCGKCGSPTRSEIGGYRRVCEACSHTIFPRTDPVAIMLIIDIERDLCLLGRSPHFPEGMYSCLAGFLEPGETIEHTVRRETLEESGIRVGRVRYHASQPWPMPHSLMIGCYGEAMSFEIRRDEQELEDCRWFTREETAAMIERSAMSGVAPGATTPPPKGAIAHRLMRDWLDWKG; encoded by the coding sequence ATGAAGCCATCGCTTTTCGATTTCTACCGCCCGCACCCCGAACCCAGCACCATGGTGGCGTTTGCGGAAAACAGCCTCGACCGCCAGTCGGAGCACCGCGCGCCGGACTGCCTGGAACAGGCCTTCAAGGCGGAAACGGTGCACGCCTTCGCGATCGCCGGCGGCAAGCTGGTCGTCAAGCATGACGAGAAGATCATCGATCCGCTCTTCGCCCCCTACGAGCTGGCGGGGCTGGATCCGGTGCCGGAAGAGGCCATCCTGCTCGGCTACCTCAAGAACGGCGAACCGCGGCTGGCCATTCCCGTGCGCGCCGATCCAGACACGCTGCACGAGCCGCTGAAGGCGACGGACGGGCGCACGCTCTACCGCCAGCAGATGCTCGACGATGATCTGCTCGGCCAGTTCGCCCAGGCCTCCAGCCTGATGACCTGGAACGCCAACAACCGCTTCTGCGGCAAGTGCGGCTCGCCGACCCGCTCGGAGATCGGCGGCTACCGCCGGGTCTGCGAGGCTTGCAGCCACACGATCTTCCCGCGCACCGATCCGGTCGCGATCATGCTGATCATCGACATCGAGCGGGACCTGTGCCTGCTCGGCCGCTCGCCGCATTTTCCCGAGGGCATGTATTCCTGCCTTGCCGGCTTCCTGGAGCCGGGCGAGACGATCGAGCACACCGTGCGCCGCGAGACCCTTGAGGAATCCGGCATCAGGGTCGGCCGCGTGCGCTACCACGCCTCGCAGCCCTGGCCGATGCCGCATTCGCTGATGATCGGCTGCTACGGCGAGGCGATGTCCTTCGAGATCCGCCGCGACGAGCAGGAGCTGGAAGATTGCCGCTGGTTCACCCGCGAGGAGACGGCGGCGATGATCGAGCGCAGCGCCATGTCGGGCGTCGCGCCCGGCGCCACGACCCCGCCGCCGAAGGGTGCCATCGCGCACCGGCTGATGCGCGACTGGCTCGACTGGAAGGGCTGA
- a CDS encoding HIT domain-containing protein produces MRENPLSDFQLDERLARDSDLVTKIGLCELRLMKDARWPWLVLVPQRPDVTEIFDLTPLDQTMLTFETVLVAETLKAVTGATKINIGALGNIVRQLHVHVVARSEGDPNWPGPIWGYGTAEPRSAEETKAFAAKLLDALAP; encoded by the coding sequence ATGCGGGAGAACCCCTTGAGCGATTTTCAACTCGACGAACGGCTGGCGCGCGACAGCGATCTCGTAACGAAGATCGGCCTGTGCGAACTGCGCCTGATGAAGGATGCGCGCTGGCCATGGCTGGTGCTCGTGCCGCAGCGCCCGGATGTCACCGAAATCTTCGACCTGACGCCGCTCGACCAGACCATGCTGACCTTCGAGACGGTGCTGGTGGCCGAGACGCTGAAGGCGGTGACGGGGGCAACGAAGATCAATATCGGCGCGCTCGGCAACATCGTGCGCCAGCTCCACGTCCATGTCGTCGCGCGCAGCGAGGGCGACCCGAACTGGCCCGGCCCGATCTGGGGCTATGGCACCGCCGAGCCGCGCTCGGCCGAGGAAACCAAGGCCTTTGCGGCCAAGCTGCTGGACGCGCTCGCACCATGA
- a CDS encoding DNA polymerase III subunit gamma/tau, whose amino-acid sequence MNDVTTNPSNEKPAAYRVLARKYRPKDFSDLMVGQEPMVRTLTNAFETGRIAQAYMLTGVRGVGKTTTARILARALNYKTAEIDKPTIDLRIPGEHCQAIMEGRHVDVIEMDAASHTGIDHIREIIEQVRYRPVSARYKVYIIDEVHMLSTQAFNGLLKTLEEPPEHVKFIFATTEIRKVPITVLSRCQRFDLRRIGASDLVGLFTTILGKEAVDFEPDALAMVARAAEGSARDGLSLLDQAIAHGAGRVEVDAVRSMLGLADRARIVDLFEHIVKGDAAAALAEFAAQYEAGASPSVVLTDLADFTHLVTRMKYVPDAAGDQSLSEVERVRGVEFANSIAVTALSRMWQMLLKGIPETEASSRPAGAAEMVIIRLAHAANLPSPEEAARRLAELSSGDGGGNGARAPQSGGNGGQPTAQSAVSAVARQPDAPAQRAQAGGGTVAMLRSVPQAEPAVQPVGRTEAAPAAQPAAVPSVPVNSISDVADLCTRNRDIRLRALVRAFVRPVKVEAGRLEISLTNDAPKTLVADLSNRLQEWTGIRWLVILSREAGGPTLAEAEAMAQEARVADARQDPDVAAILQRFPGAKITDVRIKVQETEDEAETVEVAAVAESAEGDILPGDDIEH is encoded by the coding sequence ATGAACGACGTAACCACAAATCCGTCCAACGAAAAACCGGCCGCCTACCGCGTCCTTGCGCGAAAATACCGGCCGAAGGATTTTTCGGACCTGATGGTCGGCCAGGAGCCGATGGTCCGCACGCTGACCAACGCGTTCGAGACCGGCCGCATCGCGCAGGCCTACATGCTGACGGGCGTCCGCGGCGTCGGCAAGACGACGACCGCCCGCATCCTCGCCCGCGCGCTGAACTACAAGACAGCGGAGATCGACAAGCCGACGATCGATCTTCGTATTCCCGGCGAACATTGCCAGGCGATCATGGAAGGCCGGCATGTCGACGTCATCGAGATGGACGCGGCCTCCCATACCGGCATCGACCACATCAGAGAAATCATTGAGCAGGTGCGCTACCGCCCGGTCTCGGCGCGCTACAAGGTCTATATCATCGACGAGGTGCACATGCTCTCGACGCAGGCCTTCAACGGCCTGTTGAAGACGCTCGAGGAGCCGCCGGAGCACGTCAAGTTCATCTTCGCGACGACGGAAATCCGCAAGGTTCCGATCACCGTCCTGTCGCGCTGCCAGCGTTTCGACCTGCGCCGCATCGGCGCGTCAGACCTCGTCGGCCTCTTCACCACCATTCTCGGCAAGGAAGCCGTCGATTTCGAGCCGGATGCGCTCGCCATGGTCGCCCGCGCGGCCGAGGGTTCGGCGCGTGACGGCCTGTCGCTGCTCGACCAGGCGATCGCCCATGGCGCGGGCCGTGTCGAGGTCGATGCCGTTCGCTCCATGCTCGGCCTTGCCGACCGCGCCCGCATCGTCGACCTCTTCGAGCATATCGTGAAGGGCGATGCAGCCGCCGCGCTTGCCGAATTCGCCGCGCAGTACGAGGCGGGCGCCAGCCCGTCCGTCGTGCTGACGGACCTTGCCGATTTCACCCATCTCGTCACCCGCATGAAATACGTGCCCGATGCGGCCGGCGACCAGTCGCTGAGCGAGGTCGAGCGCGTGCGCGGCGTCGAGTTCGCCAACTCCATCGCCGTCACCGCGCTGTCGCGCATGTGGCAGATGCTGCTGAAGGGCATCCCGGAAACGGAGGCCTCCAGCCGCCCGGCCGGCGCCGCCGAGATGGTCATCATCCGTCTTGCGCATGCCGCCAATCTTCCCTCGCCGGAAGAGGCTGCGCGCCGCCTGGCCGAGCTTTCCAGCGGGGACGGCGGCGGCAACGGCGCCCGCGCGCCGCAATCCGGCGGCAATGGCGGCCAGCCGACGGCACAGTCCGCCGTTTCCGCCGTCGCGCGGCAGCCGGACGCGCCGGCCCAGCGCGCGCAGGCGGGCGGCGGGACGGTGGCCATGCTGCGCTCCGTGCCGCAGGCCGAGCCGGCAGTCCAGCCCGTCGGCCGCACCGAGGCCGCGCCGGCCGCGCAACCCGCGGCCGTGCCAAGCGTGCCGGTCAACTCGATTTCAGACGTGGCCGACCTTTGCACCAGGAATCGCGACATCCGCCTGCGCGCCCTCGTGCGCGCCTTCGTGCGGCCGGTGAAGGTCGAGGCGGGGCGGCTCGAGATCAGCCTGACGAACGATGCACCGAAAACGCTGGTCGCCGACCTCTCCAATCGGCTCCAGGAATGGACCGGCATCCGCTGGCTGGTAATCCTGTCGCGCGAGGCCGGCGGGCCGACCCTGGCCGAGGCCGAGGCGATGGCGCAGGAAGCGCGCGTTGCCGATGCGCGCCAGGACCCGGACGTCGCCGCCATCCTGCAACGCTTCCCCGGCGCCAAGATCACCGACGTGCGCATCAAGGTGCAGGAAACGGAAGACGAGGCCGAGACCGTCGAGGTGGCGGCCGTTGCGGAATCCGCCGAGGGCGACATCCTGCCCGGCGACGATATCGAACACTAG
- a CDS encoding YbaB/EbfC family nucleoid-associated protein, whose amino-acid sequence MRDIMGMMGKVKEMQAKMEKMQEEIAALEVSGSSGGGLVSVTLDGKGNLKGLKIDPSLFKEDDVEILEDLIVAAHKDAKDKAEAEAAEKTKALTAGLPIPPGFKLPF is encoded by the coding sequence ATGCGTGACATCATGGGCATGATGGGCAAGGTCAAGGAAATGCAGGCCAAGATGGAGAAGATGCAGGAGGAGATCGCCGCGCTCGAAGTGAGCGGCTCCTCCGGCGGCGGGCTCGTCTCGGTCACGCTCGACGGCAAGGGCAACCTCAAGGGCCTGAAGATCGACCCTTCGCTCTTCAAGGAAGACGATGTCGAGATCCTCGAAGACCTGATCGTCGCCGCCCACAAGGACGCCAAGGACAAGGCCGAGGCCGAAGCCGCCGAAAAGACCAAGGCGCTGACCGCCGGCCTGCCGATCCCGCCCGGCTTCAAACTGCCGTTCTGA
- a CDS encoding LysE family translocator, giving the protein MSLTTLLVFAGALMMAAGSPGPSIAALVARVLSRGPRDVLPFLAAMWIGEGIWLTCAVLGLAAIAETFHGAFVAIKWLGVAYLLYLAWKMWFAPTETGDEALPEARSGLKLFFAGLTVTLGNPKIMMFYVALLPAIIDLGAVTLVGWAELVATMFVVLVAIDLAWVFLAARARMFLKSPRAVRIANRVSAGTMAGAAAAIAAR; this is encoded by the coding sequence ATGAGCCTGACGACCCTGCTTGTCTTTGCCGGCGCGCTGATGATGGCAGCCGGTTCGCCCGGCCCGAGTATCGCTGCGCTGGTCGCCCGGGTGCTCTCGCGCGGGCCGAGGGATGTGCTGCCCTTCCTCGCCGCCATGTGGATCGGCGAGGGTATCTGGCTCACCTGCGCCGTGCTGGGCCTCGCGGCTATCGCCGAAACCTTCCACGGCGCCTTCGTCGCCATCAAATGGCTCGGCGTCGCCTACCTGCTCTATCTCGCCTGGAAGATGTGGTTCGCCCCGACCGAGACGGGCGATGAGGCGCTGCCCGAGGCGCGCTCCGGATTGAAGCTGTTCTTCGCCGGGCTGACGGTGACGCTCGGCAATCCCAAGATCATGATGTTCTACGTCGCGCTGCTGCCGGCGATCATCGATCTTGGCGCCGTCACGCTGGTCGGCTGGGCGGAGCTGGTGGCGACCATGTTCGTCGTGCTCGTCGCCATCGACCTCGCCTGGGTGTTCCTCGCCGCGCGCGCCCGGATGTTCCTGAAGAGCCCGCGCGCCGTGCGCATCGCCAACCGCGTCAGCGCCGGCACCATGGCCGGCGCCGCGGCGGCCATTGCCGCCCGCTAG
- a CDS encoding MOSC domain-containing protein: MRILAVCTGVARPVPGKSYKTGIFKTPTDAAVVVDREGLLGDAICNHKHHGGPEQAVYGLGSIDLDWWTKDFGRTIEPGTFGENLIIEGIDSRGVSVGDRFETESVLLEVTSTRIPCNTLTARMGDPAFARRFLQAGRPGFYCRVLRDGVIQAGDTVTYAPFDGEPVTMPELLRTYGRNISEEDRIRYLAAPINDKLRAALTG, translated from the coding sequence ATCAGAATTCTCGCCGTATGCACGGGCGTTGCCCGTCCGGTTCCCGGCAAAAGCTACAAGACCGGCATTTTCAAGACGCCGACCGATGCGGCCGTGGTCGTCGACCGCGAAGGCCTGCTCGGCGACGCAATCTGCAACCACAAGCACCACGGCGGGCCGGAGCAGGCGGTCTACGGCCTCGGCTCCATCGACCTCGACTGGTGGACGAAGGACTTCGGCCGCACCATCGAGCCCGGCACCTTCGGCGAGAACCTCATCATCGAAGGGATCGACAGCCGCGGCGTCTCGGTCGGCGACCGGTTCGAGACGGAAAGCGTGCTCTTGGAAGTGACCTCGACGCGCATTCCCTGCAATACGCTCACCGCGCGCATGGGCGATCCGGCCTTCGCGCGGCGCTTCCTGCAGGCCGGCCGGCCGGGTTTCTACTGCCGCGTCCTGCGCGACGGGGTGATCCAGGCCGGCGATACCGTGACCTATGCGCCGTTCGACGGCGAGCCGGTCACCATGCCGGAACTGTTGCGCACCTATGGCAGGAACATTTCCGAGGAAGACCGCATCCGCTACCTCGCCGCCCCGATCAACGACAAGCTGCGCGCCGCCCTGACCGGCTAG
- the recR gene encoding recombination mediator RecR codes for MAKRVTGPEIEKLIQLLAKVPGLGPRSARRAALHLVKKKDQLLGPLADAMGEAHRKVRICSCCGNVDTSDPCTVCTDGRRDHSVIIVVEDVSDLWALERAAAMNAAYHVLGGTLSPLDGIGPDDLNIRGLVDRVAKGGVRELIIAVNATVEGQTTAHYITDQLSGLDVKITRLAHGVPVGGELDYLDEGTLTAALRARTAI; via the coding sequence ATGGCAAAACGAGTCACCGGCCCCGAAATCGAAAAACTCATCCAGCTCCTGGCGAAGGTGCCGGGCCTCGGGCCGCGCTCAGCGCGCCGCGCAGCGCTGCATCTCGTCAAGAAGAAGGACCAGTTGCTCGGGCCGCTGGCCGACGCGATGGGCGAGGCGCATCGCAAGGTGCGCATCTGCTCGTGCTGCGGCAATGTCGATACGAGCGACCCCTGCACGGTCTGCACCGACGGGCGGCGCGATCATTCGGTCATCATCGTCGTCGAGGACGTCTCCGACCTCTGGGCGCTGGAGCGGGCGGCCGCGATGAACGCCGCCTACCATGTGCTCGGCGGCACGCTCTCGCCGCTCGATGGCATCGGGCCCGACGACCTCAACATCCGCGGCCTCGTCGACCGGGTGGCCAAGGGCGGCGTGCGCGAGCTGATAATCGCCGTCAATGCCACCGTCGAGGGCCAGACGACGGCGCACTACATCACCGACCAGCTCTCCGGCCTGGACGTGAAGATCACCCGGCTTGCCCACGGCGTGCCTGTTGGCGGCGAGCTCGACTATCTCGACGAAGGAACACTGACGGCCGCGCTCAGGGCGCGCACGGCTATCTGA
- a CDS encoding lytic murein transglycosylase, with amino-acid sequence MTFAAFPAHAASKAEVESMFRAWIDNDLWPAAQKTGVSEKTFRAAMEGVTLSWDLPDLVPPGFKPKKEQAQSQAEFSSPGAYFSEKRLQGLAGTGSRLAKTHAGTLRKIEQRFGVPGEIVVAVWGRESGFGSAKIPYSAVEVLATKAFMSTRKDMFRKELIAALHIVDGGDRTVAQLKGSWAGALGQPQFMPTSFLQYAVDFDGDGVRDIWGSVPDSLASIANYLAKKGWQAGRGWGYEVTIPGGVSCAQEGPDLAKPISAWASSGITRISGKAFPSGEAKASGMMLVPAGTHGPEFIVTPNFYVLKEYNNSDLYALFIGNLADRIAYGSGPFRGAWGDVGKMLRSDVLAMQKALVAKGYDVGKVDGLPGYKTRRSLGDWQAKSGLAPTCYPDASLKTKLR; translated from the coding sequence ATGACGTTTGCAGCGTTCCCCGCCCATGCGGCCTCCAAGGCCGAGGTCGAAAGCATGTTCCGCGCCTGGATCGACAACGATCTCTGGCCGGCGGCGCAGAAGACCGGCGTCAGCGAAAAGACGTTTCGCGCGGCGATGGAAGGTGTGACGTTGAGCTGGGACCTGCCCGATCTCGTGCCGCCCGGCTTCAAGCCGAAGAAGGAGCAGGCGCAGAGCCAGGCGGAGTTCTCCTCGCCCGGCGCCTACTTCTCCGAAAAGCGCCTGCAGGGCCTTGCGGGAACGGGAAGTCGGCTGGCCAAGACCCATGCGGGCACGCTGCGCAAGATCGAGCAGCGTTTCGGCGTGCCGGGCGAGATCGTTGTCGCCGTCTGGGGTCGCGAGTCGGGCTTCGGCAGCGCGAAGATCCCCTATTCGGCGGTGGAGGTTCTGGCCACAAAGGCCTTCATGTCGACGCGCAAGGACATGTTCCGCAAGGAGCTGATCGCGGCGCTGCATATCGTCGACGGCGGCGACCGGACGGTCGCGCAGTTGAAGGGCTCGTGGGCCGGCGCGCTCGGCCAGCCGCAGTTCATGCCGACCAGCTTCCTGCAATATGCCGTCGATTTCGACGGCGACGGCGTGCGCGACATCTGGGGCTCGGTGCCGGACAGCCTCGCCTCGATCGCCAACTATCTGGCGAAGAAGGGCTGGCAGGCGGGCCGTGGCTGGGGCTACGAGGTAACGATCCCGGGCGGCGTCTCCTGCGCGCAGGAAGGGCCGGACCTTGCAAAGCCGATCTCGGCCTGGGCGTCGAGCGGTATCACGCGCATTTCCGGCAAGGCGTTTCCATCCGGCGAGGCGAAGGCATCGGGCATGATGCTGGTTCCCGCCGGCACGCATGGCCCGGAATTCATCGTCACGCCGAATTTCTACGTGCTCAAGGAATATAACAATTCCGACCTCTACGCCCTCTTCATCGGCAATCTCGCCGACCGCATCGCCTATGGCAGCGGGCCGTTCCGCGGTGCATGGGGCGACGTCGGCAAGATGCTGCGCTCGGATGTGCTCGCCATGCAGAAGGCGCTGGTCGCCAAGGGCTACGATGTCGGCAAGGTCGACGGTCTGCCCGGCTACAAGACGCGCCGCTCGCTCGGCGACTGGCAGGCCAAGAGCGGGCTTGCGCCGACGTGCTATCCGGATGCCTCGCTCAAGACGAAGCTGCGCTGA
- a CDS encoding MFS transporter, translated as MPDRTSPLAPFRNETFRLIWAASLVSNFGGLIQAVGAAWMMASISSSANMVALVQASTSLPIMLFSVAAGALADNFDRRKLMLTAQCFMLTVAIALTLCAWYEVITPWLLLTFTFLIGCGTALNNPAWQASVGDMVPREDLPAAVSLNSMGFNLTRSVGPAIGGAIVAAAGAAAAFAANTLSYFALLFVLFRWKPNVSPRTLPREDFGRAVSAGLRYVSMSPNIGKVLLRGFAFGLATSSILSLLPLIARDLVAGGPLTYGILLGCFGLGAIGGALMNARLRERFTSETIARLAFTGFAVAASVCAVSASALLTGAVLLVAGASWVMALSLFNTTVQLSTPRWVVARALSLYQTTTFGGIAAGSWIWGTTADTHGAEAALLASAVAMIAGAAIGLRFGLPELQSLNVDPLNRFSEPDLPLDLKPRSGPIVVLIDYEIAEGDIREFLETMTERRRIRIRDGAGQWALMRDLENPTIWTETYHVPTWVEYVRHNQRRTHADAANGEKLRQLHRGAEDPRVHRMIERQTIIPNEYERFKQQVEIH; from the coding sequence GTGCCGGATCGGACATCCCCCCTTGCCCCCTTCAGAAACGAAACCTTTCGGCTGATCTGGGCGGCAAGCCTGGTGTCCAACTTCGGCGGGCTCATCCAGGCGGTGGGCGCGGCCTGGATGATGGCCTCGATCTCCTCCTCCGCCAACATGGTGGCGCTGGTGCAGGCCTCGACCTCGCTGCCGATCATGCTCTTCTCCGTCGCCGCCGGTGCGCTCGCCGACAATTTCGACCGGCGCAAGCTGATGTTGACGGCCCAGTGTTTCATGCTGACGGTCGCGATCGCCCTGACGCTCTGTGCGTGGTACGAGGTCATCACGCCCTGGCTGCTGCTGACCTTCACCTTCCTCATCGGCTGCGGCACGGCGCTCAACAATCCCGCCTGGCAGGCCTCGGTCGGCGACATGGTGCCCCGCGAGGACCTTCCGGCCGCCGTCTCGCTCAACAGCATGGGCTTCAACCTGACCCGCAGCGTCGGCCCCGCCATCGGCGGCGCGATCGTCGCGGCGGCGGGTGCTGCCGCCGCCTTCGCCGCCAACACGCTCAGCTACTTCGCCCTGCTCTTCGTGCTCTTCCGCTGGAAGCCGAACGTCTCGCCACGCACCCTGCCGCGCGAGGATTTCGGCCGCGCCGTCTCGGCGGGCCTGCGTTACGTCTCCATGTCGCCGAACATCGGCAAGGTGCTGCTACGCGGCTTCGCCTTCGGCCTTGCCACCAGCTCCATTCTTTCGCTGCTGCCGCTGATCGCGCGCGACCTCGTGGCCGGCGGCCCGCTGACCTACGGCATCCTGCTCGGCTGTTTCGGGCTCGGCGCCATCGGCGGCGCCCTGATGAATGCCCGGCTGCGCGAGCGCTTCACCAGCGAGACCATCGCCCGCCTCGCCTTCACGGGCTTTGCCGTCGCCGCCTCCGTCTGCGCGGTCAGCGCCTCGGCGCTGCTGACCGGCGCCGTGCTGCTCGTCGCCGGCGCCTCCTGGGTCATGGCGCTCTCGCTCTTCAACACGACGGTCCAGCTCTCGACGCCGCGCTGGGTGGTGGCCCGCGCCCTGTCGCTCTACCAGACCACGACCTTCGGCGGCATCGCGGCCGGCAGCTGGATCTGGGGCACGACGGCCGATACCCACGGCGCGGAAGCCGCGCTGCTGGCCTCGGCCGTCGCGATGATCGCCGGCGCGGCGATCGGCCTGCGCTTCGGCCTTCCCGAATTGCAGAGCCTCAATGTCGACCCGCTCAATCGCTTCAGCGAGCCGGACCTGCCGCTCGACCTAAAACCCCGCAGCGGCCCGATCGTCGTGCTGATCGACTACGAGATCGCGGAAGGCGACATCCGCGAGTTCCTGGAGACGATGACCGAACGGCGGCGCATCCGCATCCGCGACGGCGCCGGGCAATGGGCGCTGATGCGCGACCTCGAGAACCCGACGATCTGGACCGAGACCTACCATGTGCCGACCTGGGTGGAATATGTGCGCCACAACCAGCGCCGCACCCATGCCGATGCCGCCAACGGCGAGAAGCTACGCCAGTTGCACCGCGGCGCGGAGGACCCGCGTGTCCACCGCATGATCGAACGGCAGACGATCATCCCGAACGAATACGAGCGCTTCAAGCAGCAGGTCGAGATTCACTGA
- the rimP gene encoding ribosome maturation factor RimP, giving the protein MTDTTQTETAAIEPRLIVETGIDRRVAEIIEPTIEQIGYRLVRVRLSAQNGATLQIMCERPDGTMTVEDCEQVSMAVSPVLDVEDPIDKAYHLEVSSPGMDRPMVRKSDFSRWLGHLLKCETSILVDSRKRFRGKIVATDENGFTLERDQPAAGEEPTVVIPFTALAEGKLILTDELIRDALAADKKAKAAQAANQNDEDGDDEE; this is encoded by the coding sequence ATGACTGACACGACCCAGACAGAAACCGCCGCCATCGAGCCGCGGCTGATCGTCGAGACCGGTATCGACCGGCGCGTCGCCGAGATCATCGAGCCGACCATCGAGCAGATCGGTTACCGCCTCGTGCGCGTCCGGCTTTCGGCGCAGAACGGCGCGACGCTGCAGATCATGTGCGAGCGGCCGGACGGCACGATGACCGTCGAGGATTGCGAGCAGGTCTCCATGGCCGTCTCGCCGGTGCTCGACGTTGAGGATCCCATCGACAAGGCGTATCATCTCGAAGTGTCGTCGCCCGGCATGGACCGGCCGATGGTTCGCAAGTCGGACTTCAGCCGCTGGCTCGGCCACCTGCTGAAATGCGAGACGTCGATCCTCGTCGACTCGCGCAAGCGCTTCCGCGGCAAGATCGTCGCGACCGACGAGAACGGCTTCACGCTCGAGCGCGACCAGCCCGCTGCCGGCGAGGAGCCGACGGTCGTCATCCCGTTCACGGCGCTCGCCGAGGGCAAGCTGATCCTGACGGACGAGCTGATCCGCGACGCGCTGGCCGCCGACAAGAAGGCGAAGGCCGCGCAGGCCGCCAACCAGAACGACGAAGACGGCGACGACGAAGAATAA